The Prosthecobacter debontii genome has a segment encoding these proteins:
- a CDS encoding FAD-binding oxidoreductase: protein MSSGLARLGAVNPVTPAHADSLRALLSPDRVLTSDEDILPYSFDGTAALKVKPGAVVFPKTSEEVAACVKLAREADIPVVTRGSGTGLSGGSVPILGCLVICLTQMDQILELDEKNLTLKAQCGVITKEIDDLAAKSGLFYPPDPGSMKISTIGGNVAENSGGLRGLKYGVTRDYVMGVQVVLPDGTLTWLGNKCVKDVAGYSMKDLFIGSEGTLGIITEVLIKLLPRPQSRKTLLALYDRMEAAAETISAIIAAKIIPCTLEFLDRTTVQCVEDYAKIGLPTDVEALVLMETDGHPAVVREEAEQMMQLARAHGARDVLVAADEAEGARLASARRNAFSALARVMPTTILEDVTVPRTELAHMVGFIRACAERHQVRVGTFGHLGDGNLHPTFLTNERDHEEMHRVEAALEEIVNETLRLGGTVTGEHGVGLAKKAFVRRQLGEGSYELMRSIKRALDPQSLLNPGKIFDL from the coding sequence TTGTCTTCGGGACTCGCCAGACTTGGCGCTGTGAACCCCGTCACCCCAGCCCATGCGGACTCACTCCGCGCCTTGCTCTCTCCAGATCGTGTCTTGACCTCAGATGAGGATATCTTGCCTTATAGCTTCGATGGCACGGCGGCGCTGAAGGTGAAGCCTGGGGCGGTCGTCTTCCCCAAGACCTCGGAGGAGGTGGCCGCCTGTGTGAAGCTGGCGCGTGAGGCGGACATCCCCGTGGTGACCCGTGGCTCGGGCACCGGCCTCAGCGGCGGCAGCGTGCCCATCCTGGGTTGTCTCGTGATCTGCCTCACGCAGATGGACCAGATCCTGGAACTGGATGAGAAAAACCTCACGCTGAAAGCCCAGTGCGGGGTCATCACCAAAGAGATCGATGATCTCGCGGCCAAATCCGGCCTGTTCTATCCGCCAGACCCCGGCAGCATGAAGATCAGCACCATCGGCGGCAATGTGGCCGAGAACAGCGGTGGCTTGCGCGGGCTGAAGTATGGTGTGACCCGTGACTACGTGATGGGTGTGCAGGTGGTGCTGCCGGATGGTACCCTGACCTGGCTGGGCAACAAGTGCGTGAAGGATGTGGCGGGCTACTCCATGAAGGACCTCTTTATCGGCAGTGAAGGCACGCTTGGCATCATCACGGAGGTGCTCATCAAGCTGCTGCCGCGTCCACAGTCCCGCAAGACGCTGCTGGCGCTGTATGATCGCATGGAAGCCGCTGCGGAAACCATCAGCGCCATCATCGCGGCCAAGATCATCCCCTGCACCCTGGAGTTTCTGGATCGCACCACCGTGCAGTGTGTGGAGGACTATGCCAAAATCGGCCTACCCACGGATGTGGAAGCGCTGGTGCTCATGGAGACGGATGGCCACCCGGCTGTGGTCCGTGAAGAGGCCGAACAAATGATGCAACTGGCCCGTGCCCATGGTGCGCGGGATGTGCTGGTGGCCGCTGATGAGGCTGAAGGTGCACGCCTGGCCTCAGCGCGGCGCAATGCCTTCTCCGCGCTCGCTCGGGTGATGCCCACGACGATTTTGGAAGACGTCACGGTGCCACGCACGGAGTTGGCCCACATGGTCGGTTTCATCCGTGCCTGTGCCGAGCGGCATCAGGTGCGTGTGGGCACCTTCGGTCACTTGGGTGATGGCAATCTGCACCCCACTTTCCTGACCAATGAGCGGGACCATGAGGAGATGCATCGCGTGGAGGCTGCGCTGGAGGAGATCGTCAATGAAACTCTGCGCCTCGGCGGAACCGTGACCGGTGAGCATGGCGTGGGACTGGCCAAGAAAGCCTTCGTGCGCCGTCAGCTCGGTGAGGGCAGCTATGAGCTCATGCGCAGCATCAAACGCGCTCTCGATCCCCAGAGCCTGCTGAATCCAGGGAAGATTTTTGATCTGTGA
- a CDS encoding beta strand repeat-containing protein, whose protein sequence is MKRFLVSLLFSTATPGMAELIFDANTGSTGAQNGAGVWDATTENWWDAVSLSNKAWDNAVAQFGSSSSAAGGNITINTAISATGLNFLALSAAPTTSTQAYAFVTTGSGTLSLTGSAPVINIANGATSGSSVNTTAINFQLPVIATNLAVQKSSGTSIGYARFTAVNTDLTGPLTAKGQNGGIFLSFGSASVFPNVSEVVIESNSVAHIPSAGGTYSTPFRIAGSGGTTEWGAIRLDATSSVVLSGGITLAGDARVHTHTNVVNSSITAPIVEDGGSFAFTRTALLPTTATAPLSMTYTAANTYTGATNFGRAVTPNFPTALAASEGGLNVLAFNATGAPESNIFYSNTAVAAGALNLFGGHGTVTVLRLQGKDGTVNNQRFGNVTVAQNLSEIELISGSGGTVNLTLGSISRTGNGLLSVKAPVSGSITTSTPSAFLGAWATFTAADGSASWAAAPAGVLTGFTGDTVHQTGTALSEAPVANLRIGNASTADVTQGAGTVTVNTLSMTDTWVDRTVSAGGGTLRLGTAGGIQIVTGARNLTLSGGKLTAGGADNTAGQVLLTNLSNSRLTVNSVIENNGSGAVTLLVNGTGVSALTAANTYTGQTILSSGSLEISHANALGSSASASYTQILTGASLLFSGDITTAERIIFAGRGVGGTAGALRNVSGNNTITTEVQALTNGRIHSESGTLTFAPVAGLPTSNAINGAGMPMIFSGNGDIVINGRLNIVAGTITKEGTGALVLNGDNSVNTGAITVNAGILRVGHSNAMGGAGSVTIASGAALELSGGITAAKTMTVGGTGIATQGAIRSLTGSNTLAGVITLSASLRLQAEAGSTLNFDVASGNAVQHAGSATLTLTLAGNGTLNFADPIAKTSTGTLSLLKTGNGTANIKAASTTLNGSLTANGGILNLDYSAGTVTGNMVGSGMAMTLSGGVLQLTGRSAASVTQTFGAVTVAIGQSEIRVVQNGGTNVNLALGAIGRPNIGGSLRFTPGTGTLTTTGGTDNTALMFDSMLFATVGSSDWAATGALSGGVRNIVGLSTLPGGGYTTTTSTGGTLSGHADVTTSTASVPESLTINSLRFNTSGGSALSIASGKILSTGGILVGPEAGAFETTISGGTLRSSSTGTSSTTGELLIIQNNTAAGLAISSVIANSAVSTTTSFTKGGPGTVYLDTVNHTYAGTTRVLEGMLHIRSGNISASGEITLGSGANSGVLKLGDGSTAVSVALDWLRIDGTGTGNAVVGGSTAYSTFTLDNNTVASDFRNGRLGGDGVNEDNLNFRTIAGVSPTTGALIATLGPANTYKGKTSMLLGTIEATLLADVGFASSLGKGDRDADAGIIEMSAHEVSSGTAIATSVLRYIGSTDSSTNREIRIHNNDTVTQITEVSAVLENTGTGSVKFTTAFTATGANTATRQFRLGGTNTGANEIVGISDAPNAATSVEKLGTGTWIITGDSPHSGGTTVTNGLLQLGNGGSTGSVAGSAITLVAPTSILSTRRSGTLTLDQAITGSGTLRIDNLPSGITRLTSDLNTYASTLVQSGTLLANNASSLSSATGTGSVIVRPGAVLGGTGRIAPAIHGSIVLTGATLSVGDSSLSTPQAADLTLATTGTGLLSLQAASIFAFDLFSGAGFGDNTLTAGAADLAVISGGLALGTDITLRVSNPTGMTAFAAEDSWRLFDWSGLSGLTGNFTRYELPTLSEGLAWDLSQLYSHGVLSITVSVVPEPSRMLLLVLGLGGLIVRRRRGRC, encoded by the coding sequence ATGAAACGATTCCTTGTCTCCTTGCTTTTCTCTACCGCGACCCCGGGAATGGCTGAGCTCATCTTCGATGCAAATACCGGCAGCACGGGAGCGCAAAATGGCGCTGGGGTCTGGGATGCGACGACTGAAAACTGGTGGGATGCCGTGAGCTTGAGTAACAAGGCCTGGGACAATGCAGTGGCTCAGTTTGGCAGCAGCAGCAGTGCTGCCGGGGGCAATATCACGATCAACACGGCGATCTCGGCGACGGGGCTGAACTTTTTGGCGCTCAGTGCCGCCCCCACCACCAGCACGCAGGCCTATGCCTTTGTCACAACGGGTAGCGGGACGCTGAGTCTCACTGGCAGTGCGCCGGTGATCAATATCGCCAATGGGGCCACCTCGGGCAGCAGTGTCAATACCACGGCGATCAATTTCCAGCTTCCTGTCATTGCCACGAACTTAGCGGTGCAAAAGTCCAGTGGCACGAGCATCGGGTATGCTCGGTTTACAGCGGTGAATACGGACCTGACGGGGCCGCTGACGGCTAAGGGGCAGAACGGTGGCATCTTCCTCAGCTTCGGTTCGGCCTCGGTGTTTCCCAATGTGTCGGAGGTGGTGATTGAGTCGAATTCGGTAGCGCATATCCCCTCCGCCGGTGGCACCTACAGCACACCTTTCCGCATCGCGGGTTCAGGCGGAACGACCGAGTGGGGAGCCATCCGGCTGGATGCGACTTCCTCAGTCGTTTTATCCGGTGGCATCACACTGGCGGGAGATGCCCGTGTCCATACGCATACGAACGTCGTCAATTCCTCCATCACGGCCCCGATCGTGGAGGATGGCGGCAGCTTTGCCTTCACTCGCACGGCGCTGCTCCCCACGACGGCAACGGCTCCGCTCTCGATGACTTACACGGCGGCAAATACCTACACCGGAGCGACGAATTTTGGCCGTGCGGTAACCCCCAATTTTCCCACAGCCCTTGCGGCCTCTGAAGGGGGGCTGAATGTGTTGGCCTTCAATGCCACTGGGGCACCGGAGTCGAACATCTTTTACAGCAACACGGCGGTGGCGGCAGGGGCGTTGAACCTGTTCGGGGGACATGGCACGGTGACGGTGCTGCGATTACAAGGCAAGGATGGCACGGTGAATAACCAAAGATTTGGCAATGTGACGGTGGCTCAGAATCTATCGGAGATCGAGCTGATCTCTGGTTCCGGCGGCACGGTGAACCTGACCCTGGGCAGCATCAGCCGCACGGGCAATGGGCTGCTGTCGGTGAAGGCACCCGTCAGCGGCAGCATCACCACCAGCACGCCCTCGGCTTTCTTGGGGGCTTGGGCCACCTTTACAGCCGCGGATGGCAGTGCCTCCTGGGCGGCAGCTCCGGCCGGCGTGCTCACCGGATTTACCGGGGATACGGTCCATCAAACCGGCACGGCGTTGTCGGAGGCTCCGGTGGCAAACCTGCGCATCGGCAATGCCTCCACGGCTGACGTCACTCAGGGGGCGGGCACGGTCACCGTGAACACGCTTTCCATGACGGATACCTGGGTGGATCGCACCGTTTCCGCCGGGGGTGGGACGCTGCGCCTCGGCACGGCAGGTGGCATCCAGATCGTCACAGGCGCGCGCAATCTCACGCTCAGCGGGGGTAAACTGACCGCAGGGGGGGCTGATAATACGGCTGGGCAGGTCTTATTGACGAACCTTTCCAATAGCCGCCTGACGGTGAACTCGGTGATCGAGAACAATGGCAGTGGGGCGGTGACTTTGCTGGTCAATGGCACAGGAGTCTCGGCCCTCACGGCGGCGAATACTTACACGGGCCAGACGATCCTCAGCAGTGGCAGTTTGGAGATCAGCCATGCGAACGCCCTGGGGAGCTCTGCCAGCGCCTCTTATACACAGATCCTGACAGGTGCATCTTTGCTTTTCTCGGGCGACATCACCACCGCGGAGAGGATCATCTTTGCCGGGCGCGGGGTCGGCGGCACGGCGGGGGCTCTGCGCAATGTCAGTGGCAACAACACGATCACGACTGAAGTCCAAGCCCTCACCAATGGGCGCATTCATTCGGAATCAGGCACGCTCACCTTTGCCCCTGTGGCAGGGCTCCCCACCAGCAATGCGATCAATGGCGCGGGTATGCCGATGATCTTCAGTGGCAATGGGGACATCGTCATCAATGGCAGGCTGAACATCGTGGCGGGCACCATCACGAAGGAAGGCACGGGTGCCCTGGTGCTGAATGGAGATAACAGCGTGAATACGGGAGCCATCACCGTGAATGCAGGCATCCTGCGCGTAGGTCATAGCAATGCCATGGGTGGGGCCGGTAGCGTCACCATTGCCAGCGGGGCTGCTTTAGAATTGTCCGGTGGTATCACGGCGGCGAAGACCATGACGGTGGGCGGCACGGGGATCGCCACGCAGGGGGCCATCCGCAGTCTCACGGGTAGCAATACACTGGCTGGGGTCATCACTCTCTCCGCCAGTCTGCGGCTCCAGGCCGAGGCTGGGTCCACGCTGAATTTCGATGTGGCCTCGGGCAATGCGGTCCAGCATGCAGGCAGTGCCACGCTGACCCTCACCCTGGCAGGCAATGGCACCCTCAATTTTGCCGACCCCATCGCCAAGACTTCGACTGGCACTCTCAGTCTGCTCAAGACGGGCAATGGCACGGCCAACATCAAGGCCGCCAGCACCACGCTGAATGGCAGCCTCACGGCCAATGGCGGCATCTTGAACCTGGACTACTCCGCAGGCACGGTCACGGGAAACATGGTCGGCTCCGGCATGGCGATGACCCTTAGCGGTGGGGTTCTCCAGCTCACCGGGCGCAGCGCGGCCAGTGTCACGCAGACCTTTGGCGCAGTCACGGTGGCCATCGGTCAATCGGAGATCCGGGTGGTGCAAAACGGCGGCACGAATGTGAACCTCGCCCTGGGGGCGATTGGGCGCCCCAATATCGGCGGCAGTCTGCGTTTCACCCCGGGCACGGGCACCCTGACCACGACTGGCGGCACGGATAATACAGCGCTCATGTTTGACTCCATGCTCTTTGCCACCGTGGGCAGCAGTGACTGGGCTGCGACGGGAGCCCTCTCCGGGGGTGTCCGCAATATCGTGGGTCTGTCCACTCTCCCTGGCGGAGGCTACACCACCACGACCTCGACGGGCGGAACCCTTTCCGGACATGCCGATGTCACCACCTCGACCGCCAGCGTGCCGGAGTCGCTGACCATCAATAGCCTGCGATTTAATACCTCTGGCGGCAGCGCTCTCAGCATCGCCTCAGGCAAGATTCTCTCCACGGGCGGGATCTTGGTCGGGCCGGAAGCCGGTGCCTTTGAGACCACCATCAGCGGCGGCACCCTGCGCAGCAGTTCCACCGGTACCAGCAGCACCACGGGCGAACTCCTCATCATTCAAAACAACACGGCTGCGGGTCTGGCCATCAGTTCTGTGATTGCCAATAGTGCTGTCTCGACGACTACCAGCTTCACCAAAGGTGGGCCAGGCACCGTTTATTTGGATACGGTCAACCATACCTATGCCGGAACCACCCGCGTGCTGGAGGGCATGCTGCACATTCGCTCAGGCAATATCTCGGCCTCGGGCGAAATCACGCTGGGGTCTGGGGCGAACAGCGGCGTCTTGAAACTTGGCGATGGCAGCACGGCGGTCTCGGTGGCTCTGGATTGGCTGCGCATCGATGGCACAGGCACCGGCAATGCCGTGGTCGGAGGCTCCACGGCCTACTCCACCTTCACCTTGGATAACAACACGGTGGCCAGCGATTTCCGCAATGGCAGGTTGGGTGGGGATGGGGTCAATGAAGACAACCTCAACTTCCGCACCATCGCCGGGGTCTCGCCAACCACAGGGGCGTTGATTGCGACTCTGGGGCCTGCCAATACCTACAAGGGTAAGACGTCCATGCTCCTCGGCACCATCGAGGCTACCCTCCTGGCGGATGTCGGATTCGCCAGTTCTTTGGGGAAAGGCGACCGGGATGCGGATGCGGGCATCATTGAAATGAGTGCGCATGAAGTCAGCAGCGGCACGGCCATTGCCACCTCCGTCTTACGTTACATCGGCAGCACTGACTCCAGCACCAATCGGGAGATCCGCATTCATAACAACGACACCGTGACCCAAATCACAGAAGTGAGCGCGGTGCTGGAAAACACCGGCACGGGCAGCGTCAAGTTCACCACCGCTTTCACCGCCACGGGAGCCAACACCGCGACCCGCCAGTTCCGTCTCGGTGGCACGAACACCGGGGCCAATGAAATCGTCGGCATCAGCGACGCGCCAAACGCCGCTACCTCGGTGGAAAAACTCGGCACTGGCACCTGGATCATCACGGGCGATAGTCCCCACAGCGGCGGCACCACGGTGACGAATGGGCTACTTCAGCTCGGCAATGGCGGTAGCACGGGCAGCGTCGCTGGGAGCGCCATCACTCTGGTCGCCCCCACGTCCATTCTCAGCACTCGGCGCAGCGGCACCTTGACCCTCGATCAGGCCATCACGGGCAGTGGCACCCTGCGCATTGATAACCTGCCTAGCGGCATCACTCGCCTGACCAGTGACCTGAACACCTATGCTTCTACGTTGGTTCAATCCGGCACGCTTCTGGCCAACAATGCCTCCTCTCTCAGTTCAGCCACCGGCACGGGCTCCGTCATCGTTCGTCCTGGTGCCGTGCTCGGGGGCACCGGGCGGATCGCACCTGCCATCCATGGCTCCATCGTTCTTACGGGGGCGACGTTGAGCGTGGGGGATTCCAGCCTTTCCACGCCCCAGGCAGCCGATCTCACGCTGGCGACCACCGGCACGGGTTTGCTCTCCTTGCAGGCGGCCTCCATCTTTGCCTTCGATCTTTTCTCCGGCGCGGGATTTGGGGACAACACTCTCACGGCGGGGGCTGCCGATTTGGCCGTTATTTCCGGCGGCTTGGCCCTTGGCACGGACATCACACTGCGGGTCAGTAATCCCACCGGTATGACGGCTTTTGCCGCTGAGGATAGCTGGAGGCTTTTTGACTGGTCCGGCCTTAGCGGTCTCACCGGGAACTTCACTCGCTATGAGCTTCCCACGCTCAGTGAAGGTCTGGCCTGGGACCTGAGCCAGCTTTACAGTCACGGCGTTCTCAGCATCACCGTCAGTGTCGTGCCTGAGCCCTCCCGCATGCTGCTGCTCGTTCTCGGTCTAGGCGGGCTCATCGTCCGGCGTCGTCGTGGGCGCTGCTAA
- a CDS encoding PA2169 family four-helix-bundle protein, which yields MSTISTLNNLIETLKDGQAGFRAAAEDITDSRLKKLFSEYSLQRSRFAGELQSLVQSLGESDPANSGSVAGAVHRGWINLKAALMSKDEHAVLAECERGEDVAVAAYRKVMDDPDLPANVRATVEKQFAEVKTTHDHVRNLRDSLVAH from the coding sequence ATGAGCACGATCTCTACCCTCAATAACCTCATCGAAACCCTCAAAGACGGTCAGGCAGGCTTTCGCGCCGCCGCTGAAGACATCACGGATTCTCGGCTGAAGAAGCTGTTCAGCGAATACTCGCTCCAGCGCAGCCGCTTTGCCGGGGAACTGCAATCGCTGGTCCAGAGCCTGGGCGAGTCGGATCCTGCCAACAGCGGCTCCGTCGCCGGGGCTGTCCATCGGGGTTGGATCAACCTCAAAGCGGCCTTGATGAGCAAGGACGAACATGCCGTGCTGGCCGAGTGTGAACGCGGCGAGGACGTGGCTGTGGCGGCTTATCGCAAGGTGATGGACGATCCAGATCTGCCCGCCAACGTGCGAGCCACCGTGGAAAAGCAATTCGCTGAAGTGAAGACCACCCATGACCACGTGCGGAATCTCCGCGATAGCCTCGTGGCTCATTGA
- a CDS encoding ABC transporter ATP-binding protein has product MKTTLRVFSYLRRYPLMASAQLFCAITGTLMVVVFPAVTREVLDVVVPQGQWDRLTPLVLMAAGAYFAQHFFNSLRILLNNTFEQKVIYDLRSDLYERLQTLPLRWFDNRPTGDIMTTVGEDIPNVERVLIDGIEQGLVAVIQIAVVGVFMFQADATLALWALVPIPFLIAGALGYTRTSRERHRAVRRASSGMNSLLHDNVAGMRQIKAYAMEREEHGRFNGASAALKTATLHVMRIWAVYRPGMHFLTSVGMVLVLWVGAKGLMEGRIEKGDLAAFLLLLKYFYDPIEQLHQLNQIIQSGRAAGERVFEILDAEPEADTGEGIVLKDIQGHVRYENVGFSYGGKIPTVHGIHLEAKPGQTIALVGPTGTGKSTLINLLTRFYEYDEGVITIDGVPVHEMNKAWLRGRIGYVTQESFMFNGTVRENLLIGKRDASEDELWKVLADANADAFVRRLDKGLDTRVGERGVKLSVGEKQRLSIARALLRNPPILLLDEATASVDTETERQIQAALDRLMMNRTSFVIAHRLSTVRHADIIYVLERGAIVEKGSHEELVANDGLYARLCRTSWI; this is encoded by the coding sequence TTGAAAACCACCCTCCGCGTCTTTTCCTACCTCCGCCGTTATCCGTTGATGGCCTCGGCCCAGCTCTTCTGTGCCATCACAGGCACGCTCATGGTGGTGGTCTTCCCCGCGGTGACGCGTGAGGTGCTGGATGTGGTGGTGCCCCAGGGCCAGTGGGATCGCCTCACGCCACTCGTGCTGATGGCCGCAGGGGCCTACTTTGCCCAGCACTTCTTCAATAGCCTGCGCATTCTGCTGAACAATACCTTCGAGCAAAAGGTGATCTATGACCTGCGTAGCGATCTCTACGAGCGGCTGCAAACGCTGCCGCTTCGGTGGTTCGATAATCGGCCCACGGGCGACATCATGACCACGGTGGGGGAGGATATCCCCAATGTGGAGCGGGTTCTCATCGATGGCATTGAGCAAGGCCTCGTCGCTGTCATCCAGATCGCGGTGGTGGGAGTTTTCATGTTTCAGGCGGATGCCACGCTCGCGCTGTGGGCTCTGGTGCCCATTCCATTTCTCATCGCTGGGGCTCTCGGCTACACCCGCACCTCGCGGGAAAGGCACCGGGCCGTGCGCCGGGCCAGCAGCGGGATGAACAGCCTGCTCCACGATAACGTGGCGGGGATGCGCCAGATCAAGGCCTACGCCATGGAGCGTGAGGAGCATGGCCGCTTCAATGGGGCGAGTGCGGCTCTGAAAACAGCCACCCTGCATGTGATGCGCATCTGGGCCGTTTATCGGCCGGGTATGCATTTCCTCACCAGCGTGGGCATGGTCCTGGTGCTGTGGGTGGGGGCTAAAGGCCTCATGGAGGGCCGGATTGAGAAGGGGGACCTCGCCGCCTTCCTGCTGCTGTTGAAATACTTCTACGACCCCATCGAGCAACTGCATCAGCTCAACCAGATCATTCAGAGCGGTCGAGCGGCTGGAGAGCGCGTGTTTGAGATCCTAGATGCCGAACCCGAGGCTGACACCGGGGAAGGGATCGTCCTGAAAGACATCCAGGGCCATGTGCGCTATGAGAATGTCGGTTTCAGCTACGGGGGTAAAATCCCCACCGTGCATGGCATCCATCTGGAGGCTAAACCCGGCCAAACCATCGCGCTCGTAGGCCCCACGGGCACCGGGAAATCCACGCTGATCAATCTCCTGACCCGCTTTTACGAATACGATGAGGGCGTCATCACCATCGATGGCGTGCCTGTGCATGAGATGAACAAGGCCTGGCTGCGGGGCCGCATCGGCTACGTCACCCAAGAGAGCTTCATGTTCAATGGCACCGTGCGGGAGAACTTGCTCATCGGTAAACGGGATGCCAGCGAAGATGAGCTCTGGAAGGTGCTGGCCGATGCCAATGCGGATGCCTTCGTGCGCCGCCTGGACAAAGGGCTGGACACCCGCGTGGGTGAGCGGGGGGTGAAACTGAGCGTGGGGGAAAAACAGCGTTTGTCGATTGCCCGCGCCCTCTTGCGCAATCCGCCCATCCTCTTGCTGGATGAAGCGACTGCGAGTGTCGATACCGAGACGGAACGGCAGATCCAAGCGGCGCTGGATCGCTTGATGATGAATCGGACCAGCTTCGTGATTGCCCATCGTCTGAGCACGGTCCGGCATGCCGATATCATCTACGTGTTAGAGCGGGGGGCAATCGTTGAGAAAGGCTCTCATGAAGAGCTCGTGGCAAATGACGGACTCTATGCCCGCTTGTGCCGCACTTCTTGGATTTGA
- a CDS encoding alanine/glycine:cation symporter family protein, giving the protein MDISKIAADFAGFVWGTPLIVLLFGTHLFLTFRTGFIQRYLGRGIKLSITKDDTSAGDVSQFGALMTALAATIGTGNIVGVAGAVAAGGPGAVLWMWLTGVFGIATKYGEALLAVKYRVQMPNGSYAGGPMYALERGLNMKWLGIIFAIFTCIAGFGIGCMSQANSVVGHLQTLLPAVNKETIAWTAGGLMTVLTAAVILGGVKSIAKVCSVLVPFMAILYVIGCACILIKNFSVIPETVSLIFSSAFTGQAAIGGFIGAGMKEAMRYGIARGLFSNESGLGSAPIVAAAAQTKTPVRQALVSSTGTFWDTVVVCAMTGLVIVSSGHWKEGLSKVELTQAAFGELHTYGPYILMFGLITFVFSTILGWSYYGEKAAEYLLGTRAVLPYRLLWVAAVLVGSVMPLGFVWDFSDAFNGLMAIPNLIALIALSGVIAAETRASKNDLIGKD; this is encoded by the coding sequence ATGGATATCTCTAAAATCGCCGCCGACTTCGCTGGATTCGTTTGGGGCACCCCGCTCATTGTGTTGCTTTTTGGCACGCATCTGTTCCTCACCTTCCGCACCGGATTCATCCAGAGATACCTGGGGCGAGGCATCAAGCTCTCCATCACCAAGGATGACACCAGCGCCGGTGATGTGTCCCAATTCGGTGCCCTCATGACCGCCCTGGCGGCCACCATCGGCACCGGCAACATCGTCGGCGTGGCGGGTGCGGTGGCCGCAGGCGGCCCTGGGGCTGTGCTGTGGATGTGGCTGACCGGTGTCTTTGGCATCGCCACCAAATACGGGGAGGCTCTTCTCGCCGTGAAATACCGCGTCCAGATGCCCAATGGCAGCTACGCCGGTGGGCCGATGTATGCCTTGGAGCGCGGACTGAACATGAAATGGCTGGGCATCATCTTCGCCATCTTCACCTGCATCGCCGGTTTTGGCATTGGCTGCATGTCCCAGGCCAACTCCGTGGTCGGTCACCTCCAGACACTGCTGCCAGCAGTGAATAAAGAAACCATCGCCTGGACGGCAGGTGGTCTCATGACCGTCCTCACCGCCGCCGTCATCCTCGGCGGCGTGAAGAGCATCGCCAAGGTCTGCAGCGTTTTAGTGCCCTTCATGGCCATCCTCTATGTCATCGGCTGTGCGTGCATCCTGATCAAAAACTTCAGCGTCATCCCCGAGACCGTCTCCCTCATCTTCTCCTCCGCATTCACTGGCCAGGCCGCCATCGGCGGATTCATCGGTGCCGGCATGAAAGAAGCCATGCGCTACGGCATTGCCCGCGGCCTTTTCTCCAATGAATCCGGGCTCGGCAGCGCCCCCATCGTCGCCGCCGCCGCACAAACCAAGACCCCCGTCCGCCAGGCACTCGTCTCCTCCACCGGCACCTTCTGGGATACCGTCGTGGTCTGCGCCATGACCGGGCTGGTCATCGTCAGCAGCGGTCACTGGAAAGAAGGCCTCAGTAAAGTGGAGCTTACCCAGGCCGCCTTTGGCGAGCTGCACACCTACGGCCCCTACATCCTCATGTTCGGCCTCATCACCTTCGTGTTCTCCACCATCCTCGGCTGGAGCTACTATGGCGAGAAAGCCGCCGAGTATCTCCTGGGCACCCGCGCCGTGCTGCCCTACCGCCTGCTCTGGGTCGCCGCCGTGCTGGTCGGCTCCGTGATGCCGCTGGGCTTCGTCTGGGATTTCTCCGATGCCTTCAACGGTCTCATGGCCATTCCGAACTTGATCGCCCTCATCGCCCTCAGTGGGGTCATCGCCGCAGAAACCCGGGCGAGCAAAAACGACCTGATCGGCAAAGACTGA